The genome window GGTTTAACTTGATATTTTATAGGTGGTGAACAAACCAGATAGCCATGGAGGTAGTCTGGATTGGACAAAAATCTGCGAGAAATCCTCCAAAGTTATCACCTTCATAGATCTGGCTGGCCATGAGAAATACCTTAAGACCACCGTGTTTGGCATGACTGGACATTTACCAGACTTCTGCATGCTCATGGTAAGAAATATTGGGAAAATATTAATTAGTGTAAGCTTCCCCTAACAAATGCTTTTCTTTGCTCCATAGGTCGGCAGTAATGCAGGGATTGTCGGAATGACCAAAGAGCACCTGGGCCTGGCTTTAGCCCTCAACGTACCCGTGTTTGTTGTGGTTACAAAAATAGACATGTGTCCAGCCAACATCCTGCAAGGTCAGTGTTGAGTTCCCCCTTTTGCTTGCTTTCTCTAAATGTGCTGAGTTGTGTTCTCAAGGCTCCATCTGCTGTTAAAAGCAGCTATTCAACAAACAGCAGGATTCAGATGGTTATATGAATTGAATTGAATCTTTTGTCATAGTCACATTGTTACCAACAATTACTGAGAGAATCAGTTTAGCAGCCCCACATTAAGGCAAAGCACACAACAGAATTATAAAAACTATACAAAAATACTAAGTCACAGTAAATAAAACGGTAGTGCAAACGTGTGTTGGAATGGTTGCCCCACTTTTAACTACATTATGTCAGATGTTTACCTTGTATTTGTATCATTACAAACTTTTGAGATGTGTAACACCCTGCGGTCCATCTAATCAGATAGAACATCTAAAATATATTTGATACATAAATAACTTCACCATTAAGGAAGTTACAGTAACTTGTGGCGAGACGTTGACTTCAGACATTGACTTGAGACAAATGTTAATATCAGAAGAGGGTAAAAGGTAAGTAATAATTCTACATACCTTTTATCCTCTCTGATATTGAGATTATTCTGTCTGAATGGGTTCAATATGAGCTTAACTTTTTGGCCACATGTGAGTCTGCATATGAATTTGATACCAAATTGAAGGGAACGTTTAACCAGTATCTAAAGTATAAAagatagtgctgtcaaatgattgtgttttttttattagattaatcacacttttgaatttggattaattatgattaatcacaggttattactcacttgcataatttaaaataCCAATATTTGGTgacaaatgcagttttattgtcagaatgtcatacaggaacattttttaagtgttttacttgaatgcattacTACATTTATTTACTCAAAACTTGTTTAAAGTTGTATCTAAAGTCAAGTCAAGGTATATTTTGGAGTCAGTCTTTTCCTCACGCATCATGATCCCTGACCATATAACaaccctttcaggtaaccatctgcgTTTAAGGTAAATAAGAATGTATAGTCAATAAATTGCGTGATTcatctgcatatatacatgattaatgcaaaaaTGTTTTGTGATAAATCACAAGTTATCTCATTTTTGATAGCcctaataaaaaaacacaacctAAACAAAATAAGGCCTTATTTTAAGGGAAATCTCCAATACTGTCTCATACCGACAAGCACTTAGTGACAATTTCTCAAAATTGTTCAACTATATCTTGTACTTCCTGGTGTATCTCACATTATCAGATAAGACATTTATTTTGATGCCTAACTCACTTTCCTAACTTTATACTGTTATTCCATATTGTTGTACAATGGACATAAAAGCAGCAAAACTCTGAATCTGTATTATTAATCCCAACTCAATGACATGTTTAACACCGGTTTGGTATAGCTGGGCATATGGAAAGGATTAgaatcctttttttaattaataattactTGAAATATTTATCATTATGTAGCACATTTATATCATTAAGCACATGTCACATGAGCACTCATAACCATATAATAATCCTACATAACTTGATCCTTATCGAATGTTGCAATGCTTCTGGTTTTAAAGGTTTGAATTTGAGCTTAACTTTTTATTTCACAGGACAGCTTTTCATTACTGTGCAGTGTGAAAAtcataattcattcattcattgtcatagcaacataatgtacacttcacATCGATGTATTTACATCCTGAAAACACCAGATCGCTCACGTTGGCCATTGTTACCTTGAGTTCATCTGTGTGGTTGAGCAATGTGACGTTCTTGAACAAATAACTTTTTGAACAGCTACAGTATAATTGAACCAATTCCCAATTAAAATATCATACTACTTTGCAAATCAACCCTTATTGTTCACGtaaaaaagagccgttcaaaatatTCGAAGTGTAAAGCAGCTCTGGCAAGCGGGCGGTtggagacccctgctttagaaagTTGAAATGTCCAAGACAAGACAAGCTTTAATGCTTGTGATGTGACTCTGATCCCAACAGAGACATTGAAGCTGCTTCAGAGGTTACTTAAGTCCCCTGGCTGTAGGAAGATTCCCGTCTTGGTCCAGAACAAGGACGACGTCATAGTCACGGCTTCCAACTTCAGCTCAGAGAGGTAGGAATTCTATGCAAAGTCAGATTCTAAGTGGATAAAATTCCTTTCTGTAAAATCTCTGTGGGGGGTTTTCCTGCAGGATGTGTCCCATTTTTCAAATCTCCAACGTGACTGGAGAGAACATGGCTCTGCTCAAGATGTTCCTCAACCTGCTTTCATCACGAACATGCTACAGAGATGACCAACCAGCCGAGTTTCAGATTGATGACACTTACTCTGTACCGGTGCGTGTCTCTTTCTACCATGGCAGAATGAAAACTGCTTTAAAAGCTGCTCCAAGTAGTATTTCTGCTCCTAGGGGGTCGGGACTGTCGTGTCAGGAACCACTTTACGCGGACTAATACGTCTAAATGATACCATGCTACTGGGGCCAGACCCTCTGGGCAGCTTCATTTCCATCGCTGTCAAATCCATCCACCGCAAGAGAATGCCAGTGAAGGAAGTTCGAGGTGGTCAGACGGCCTCCTTTGCACTAAAGAAGGTATGGCGAGAACTAGCCAGAGCACCATCTAGTGGCCATGTTTGTCACATTTCATACTGCATTAtcccttagaccaggggtgtcaaactcaaatatagagtgggccaaaatttaaaactgaacaaagccacgggccatggttgaacaaattaaccttttaatagggacccaaacaagttttgcattgaatattgaacaagcaaggcttatataactttatagtgacatgcaaaattgagtttcaaataataataataataataaaaaaatatcaatggcatatcaaatacaatttaaataaaaatgtaatgcctcttttctatttgcagccttctgaggtaaatatcaacatgaactttttccacaggctaataaattagaaaataacataatgaataaaccaaccattcaggaggggcggggtttggtggtagcgggggtgtatattgcagcccggaagagttagggctgcatgggattctgggtatttgttttgttgtgtttatgttgtgttacggtgcggatgttctcccgaaaagtgtttgtcattcttgtttggtgtggattcacagtgtggcgcatatttctaacagtgttaaagttatttatacgagcatcgccagtgtaaactgtatcgctgttggccaatttTGCTtcgcattcacgtgtgtgtgcgtgctgaagccacacatattatgtgactgggccagcatttgctggactgggtgaaaagcggacgcaacgatttttgggaggggcactgtgatttgagagtctcccgggagggttggcaagtatgagaattagtggcaccgctgctgaatataatcggcgggccagctctagtgttaccggtaatttgatatcgcctcaagggccaagagttttgacacccatgctttagacAATGTAAAAATAGAATATTTGTCTCGCGGTAAGACATAGGGTGTATATCAGGTATATTCAACTAAATTATTTCAGGGACTTCTCCCTTTgccgtgagtgagtgagtgagagagagcgagactttagtatggggaacatattcaccattatttagctgcttattaacatgcaaattagtaacatattggcttttagtcattattaatgccttattctgcatggccctaacctaaccaaataactcaaaatgaaGCCTTTGTACACaaaaggctgcccacaataaagggCCATTCTGAAAAGTGcagtacattttagaagaaaaatatttttccatacattagccgcaccggatttatatatatatatatatatatatatatatatatatatatatatatatacacacacacgcacacacatgtgcATGCACGTGCTTAAAAATCTCGATAGATAGTGATTGAGATAGAGAGCGATAAATCTCATGTTTCCCTCAAAATGTGTTGAGGGCGGACCCTATGGTAACCCTATCATCTgaaattgttcaataaaaaagGCTTCTAAAATTTTGTTCAGAGAAGGCACTGTCCATAAGATATAGTTGATCTTGGATATGCaagcaaaaataatgttttgttcgaaaatatactttttctaattttaaatcatttttttttgtgcaaatatttgttttggttgcaatccattatttttattttattagttttggTTGCATGAAAGATACAAATGTATCTCCATGTGCATCAaaagtgctgtgctgtttttaaagacctacaaccaaaaagctagtcaaagatcatctacagtaTATGACAGTGCTCTCGTGTTTTTCGGAATCTGCTGCTTAAAATGTTAGTCTCTACAAGTTTTTTGAACCGAACTCGCGAGTCGGGTCAAGATTTGGCCCTCGGGCAGCCAGTTGAAGTACACCCTGGTGTAAATCATTAAAATATGGACATAACTATGTAGTTGCTGATGTAAAGCAATTCCATGATCTCATATTGCGGTTTAATACAGATCAAGCGGTCGTCCATAAGGAAAGGCATGGTGATGGTGTCCCCAAGACTGAACCCACAGGCCACATGGGAGTTTGAGGCAGAGATCCTAGTGCTGCATCACCCTACTACGATATCCCCCCGATACCAAGCTATGGGTGGGTAACTGCTTTCGTCTCATTTTGTTCGTAACACAGGCATGTCTTACCTTTtaataacccctttgttttatgCGCAGTTCACTGTGGCAGCATAAGGCAGACAGCCACCATCTTGTCCATGAATAGAGACTGTTTACGAACAGGGGATAAGGCTTCTGTCCACTTCCGCTTCATCAAGACTCCCGAGTATCTTCACTGTGACCAGAGGCTGGTGTTTAGGGAGGGACGCACCAAGGCTGTAGGGACCATCACAAAAGTGAGTGCCTATTTCAGAGCTTCCAAAAAATGCTGGAAAAGTCCTCACCTTTGGGGCGGGAGA of Nerophis lumbriciformis linkage group LG22, RoL_Nlum_v2.1, whole genome shotgun sequence contains these proteins:
- the gtpbp1 gene encoding GTP-binding protein 1 isoform X2; the encoded protein is MASIAAAGHDSSAGPGSIPLADALLPASIFAPDRGGCVDDLGDECYDDGDMMNGEPEDRRVDFTSKLALVSPNGEQYDSLLSQLRDRMEEGSGETIYVVGMGSDGSDWGLNDKDMEAAEATVRSMCAQLNADLIPLRERTEAEGFVRDYLIRRRVGELDFLEVRVAVVGNVDAGKSTLLGVLTHGELDNGRGFARQKLFRHKHEMESGRTSSVGNDILGFDQEGQVVNKPDSHGGSLDWTKICEKSSKVITFIDLAGHEKYLKTTVFGMTGHLPDFCMLMVGSNAGIVGMTKEHLGLALALNVPVFVVVTKIDMCPANILQETLKLLQRLLKSPGCRKIPVLVQNKDDVIVTASNFSSERMCPIFQISNVTGENMALLKMFLNLLSSRTCYRDDQPAEFQIDDTYSVPGVGTVVSGTTLRGLIRLNDTMLLGPDPLGSFISIAVKSIHRKRMPVKEVRGGQTASFALKKIKRSSIRKGMVMVSPRLNPQATWEFEAEILVLHHPTTISPRYQAMVHCGSIRQTATILSMNRDCLRTGDKASVHFRFIKTPEYLHCDQRLVFREGRTKAVGTITKIKMQSTKKPPSRKDDSASTTADEGMTIAQSAGPSTTQQGEGDEDPQLKEGNKENKPKTGGGGRRRGGQRHKGKGQNNSTAATASTPGSGGC
- the gtpbp1 gene encoding GTP-binding protein 1 isoform X4, whose product is MASIAAAGHDSSAGPGSIPLADALLPASIFAPDRGGCVDDLGDECYDDGDMMNGEPEDRRVDFTSKLALVSPNGEQYDSLLSQLRDRMEEGSGETIYVVGMGSDGSDWGLNDKDMEAAEATVRSMCAQLNADLIPLRERTEAEGFVRDYLIRRRVGELDFLEVRVAVVGNVDAGKSTLLGVLTHGELDNGRGFARQKLFRHKHEMESGRTSSVGNDILGFDQEGQVVNKPDSHGGSLDWTKICEKSSKVITFIDLAGHEKYLKTTVFGMTGHLPDFCMLMVGSNAGIVGMTKEHLGLALALNVPVFVVVTKIDMCPANILQETLKLLQRLLKSPGCRKIPVLVQNKDDVIVTASNFSSERMCPIFQISNVTGENMALLKMFLNLLSSRTCYRDDQPAEFQIDDTYSVPGVGTVVSGTTLRGLIRLNDTMLLGPDPLGSFISIAVKSIHRKRMPVKEVRGGQTASFALKKIKRSSIRKGMVMVSPRLNPQATWEFEAEILVLHHPTTISPRYQAMVHCGSIRQTATILSMNRDCLRTGDKASVHFRFIKTPEYLHCDQRLVFREGRTKAVGTITKIKMQSTKKPPSRKDDSASTTADEGMTIAQSAGPSTTQQPKTGGGGRRRGGQRHKGKGQNNSTAATASTPGSGGC
- the gtpbp1 gene encoding GTP-binding protein 1 isoform X1; this translates as MASIAAAGHDSSAGPGSIPLADALLPASIFAPDRGGCVDDLGDECYDDGDMMNGEPEDRRVDFTSKLALVSPNGEQYDSLLSQLRDRMEEGSGETIYVVGMGSDGSDWGLNDKDMEAAEATVRSMCAQLNADLIPLRERTEAEGFVRDYLIRRRVGELDFLEVRVAVVGNVDAGKSTLLGVLTHGELDNGRGFARQKLFRHKHEMESGRTSSVGNDILGFDQEGQVVNKPDSHGGSLDWTKICEKSSKVITFIDLAGHEKYLKTTVFGMTGHLPDFCMLMVGSNAGIVGMTKEHLGLALALNVPVFVVVTKIDMCPANILQETLKLLQRLLKSPGCRKIPVLVQNKDDVIVTASNFSSERMCPIFQISNVTGENMALLKMFLNLLSSRTCYRDDQPAEFQIDDTYSVPGVGTVVSGTTLRGLIRLNDTMLLGPDPLGSFISIAVKSIHRKRMPVKEVRGGQTASFALKKIKRSSIRKGMVMVSPRLNPQATWEFEAEILVLHHPTTISPRYQAMVHCGSIRQTATILSMNRDCLRTGDKASVHFRFIKTPEYLHCDQRLVFREGRTKAVGTITKLLQSANNLPSNSKPPQIKMQSTKKPPSRKDDSASTTADEGMTIAQSAGPSTTQQGEGDEDPQLKEGNKENKPKTGGGGRRRGGQRHKGKGQNNSTAATASTPGSGGC
- the gtpbp1 gene encoding GTP-binding protein 1 isoform X3, with translation MASIAAAGHDSSAGPGSIPLADALLPASIFAPDRGGCVDDLGDECYDDGDMMNGEPEDRRVDFTSKLALVSPNGEQYDSLLSQLRDRMEEGSGETIYVVGMGSDGSDWGLNDKDMEAAEATVRSMCAQLNADLIPLRERTEAEGFVRDYLIRRRVGELDFLEVRVAVVGNVDAGKSTLLGVLTHGELDNGRGFARQKLFRHKHEMESGRTSSVGNDILGFDQEGQVVNKPDSHGGSLDWTKICEKSSKVITFIDLAGHEKYLKTTVFGMTGHLPDFCMLMVGSNAGIVGMTKEHLGLALALNVPVFVVVTKIDMCPANILQETLKLLQRLLKSPGCRKIPVLVQNKDDVIVTASNFSSERMCPIFQISNVTGENMALLKMFLNLLSSRTCYRDDQPAEFQIDDTYSVPGVGTVVSGTTLRGLIRLNDTMLLGPDPLGSFISIAVKSIHRKRMPVKEVRGGQTASFALKKIKRSSIRKGMVMVSPRLNPQATWEFEAEILVLHHPTTISPRYQAMVHCGSIRQTATILSMNRDCLRTGDKASVHFRFIKTPEYLHCDQRLVFREGRTKAVGTITKLLQSANNLPSNSKPPQIKMQSTKKPPSRKDDSASTTADEGMTIAQSAGPSTTQQPKTGGGGRRRGGQRHKGKGQNNSTAATASTPGSGGC